TTGGTGTATGTGTGTATGGGTGTGCAAGTGTCATCATTTGCCGTTTGAAGATGTTCGTCGACATTTACGATCAACTCTACATTTCCTATGCGGCTGTAGTCTCTACGcttggaattatttttaacggttttctactttttctaatatttttcaaaagtccaTCATGTTTAACACCATATACTGTATTCTTGGCGAACACCTCTATAACGCAGCTAGGGTATTGCATATGTTTCCTCTTAACAGTTCCAAGGTAAGAGTTGCTGAGTAGGAttatactgaaaaaatcaaaggtTTGAATAAAGGTAGCACCAGGAGATTTTCTCCAAATACGCTTACGATGgaccggaaaaaaatttgctaaaatgCTAGATTTGCCAAATTGCTAAACTTACCTCCacctttttaatttccagaatgccaaatcttccaaaatgtcaaaaatgccAAGTTTGCCAAAGGTCAAATTTACAATAATTCTAAAGTTAGGAAAATGACAAACTTACCAAGATTGTCAAAGTtgccaaaatgccaaaatgccaaaaatgccaaaactgccaaaatgCCAAAGATGCCAAACTTACCAGAGgccaaaattacaaaaattttcaaatttagcaaaataccaaatttgctgaaatgccaaatttgccaagttacaaagcttgaaaaaacgttaaaatttccaaagttgcAGAAATGCCAAAATGacgaaatttgccaaaatttaaaacataatatcaaatattaattaaattattaaaagtgTAAGTATTGGATTTGGTCTCCTTGTAAAATTATTCAGcccacctttaaaattttttggaaagttttgaacttttcgtaGTTTCATCGgtcacttttcgaaaattaattgttgatCATAACACAAGTTTTTATGTTTGGTCTGATGTTTAACACgggcaatttgaaaaaaataatacttccttcaaattaattttccaaaatgttatGTTCTCCACATCCGAAGCCGCCATTGTGTGAAATAATTAGCCGTTACGCGCATATTTATTTTGAGCGATTTTGCAAAAACGTGCAAATTTTTCTATATAGCCAAGTATAGCCAATCCAAaacaaaagaataaaaaaaattaatttcaatatttcagagtTATATCGATTAATCTACGGATCGTTAACATCTACCTcggtttttctcaattcttgGGTCATTGGTGGAGCTATATGATTTTTACTACAATGTGtaagattttccaatttttttttggaaaatcgtaGCGTCATTCTAATCTCAAATAGAAAATAgcaaatgttttctgaaatgttgccaaaaaaaataatatttaaaaaatacggcaattttgaataaaagttgTTAAAGTTCAATTAAAGTTCAtgttcgatgcaccatgtcaaGATAACTCTCTTAGCCGTTCTGaaataattaagaaaatttcagtacaCTTCGCTGTTAACTCATTTCTCTCAATTATGTTGTCAATGGTATTTCGATGTATTTCTCTCAAAACCCTTCGATTTCCAACATCTGGAGCATTTGCCATGTGTATCCTCGCATATATGATTCCATTGAGCATGGTTGTCTCGATACGGGGCATTGAAATCACCTCGAATTTTACAATTAATAGCAAGTACACATTATGGCAGTTGGAAAACCTGGATAAATATAGGACTGTGGTGGGAACCACTATGGCGCAGGTAAAATTCCACATTTGCAGAAATAATTAATGTTTAGACAAAGTTAAAAGAAAACTGCCGGTCAAATGTAAATCtcttaaaaaaacaagatatCTTGACTCTTTGGCATGAAGTTTGTTGTGCACACTTCtctaaaactgtttttttttgtacttttattGATCAagattatttattaaaaacactaaaaatccCTATAGTTGGTTGATAGTTGTACCCTCGCGTTCTCTGATTCcacaaaattattgaaaatgcaGCTGCTCTTACATGTTAGAAAATATAGTGTACTTTGTTctctgaaagtttgaattataGAAGTTTCTGATTGAATAACTAATGGAAACATGAAAACAATTATACTGAAaggttttttcattgaaatagCAAGAATTTTAAGAACTGAGCCTTGTTTATTTGGTTTGCTAGAATTTTAGATGAAagagaaaacaaacaaaaaaggatCTTCCCATTTCACGTGGTTCAAGTTTGATCAAAAGATCAATTctataattgaaaaaggatGTTTCATAGAGAACTGAAACCGTCATATATTTAGGcggggaatttaaattttctaagaaaaatattttggcgagaaattcaagttttgagagaaattttgacggaaaactcaaattttcagggaacaacattttggcgggaaattcaaattttctgattaaaatattttggcgggaagttcaaattttctgattaaaatattttggccggaaatttatattttctgattaaaatattttggcgggaaattcaaaaaaccttcaGGCAATTCCAatgaaattctggaatgttctagaactttctggaTAATTCgagatagtttttttttcaataaattgcggggaaatttgaatattaaaaaattttagtcaaaTTATTGGTAAATTTGAAtcatgaaattatttcaaaaaccatttgaaaaaactgaaaatgctaaaaaaaaatttgaatacagtaaaatttaaaaccaagTAGCTTTTATGTagttgttcaaaattaaaaaaaaatttcaaaactatttacTTTCATTATCGGTACTTTTTTGGTAggtattttcaacaatttcagttATCAACTCTATGGGTGGCCTGCTGCGTTAGCATCTTGTGCATTCCAATATACAGTGTCATGTTTTGGTGTCGATATCGGATTTTGAGAATGTTGGAGCGTCCCGGATACATGTTCAACACAACTACAACTTTGCAAATTAAGAGATTGGTTAAGGTGattcgcaaaaaaaaccttttttttcaccaatttttcattttccaggcTCTGACTGTCCAATCTTTGATACCAGTATTCACCTTGTTTCCAGCGTCCCTCATATTCTTATCAACCCAATTTCATGTTATCGAAACCACCAAATTTGGATACATAATCATTTCCTTATTGAGCTTGAGtaagtgttttttgttttccgatATAATCTCTGAGATTTATCATGCTCTGCGTACTGTGTGGGATAGACAGGAAGCATATGACAAACAGATGTTTTAGAGcacaataattgaaaatattggaaaattgtgtGGTTTGTACATAGAGTAGTTTAGTCATGCAAAAATTATAGAGAAGAACAGATAAAACACTAAAGTTTGTGctgaattttctataaattaatACAAAACACATCTTGGGAGGTTGAAATTTGTGTCGAGAATAGCGGTGATTTTTTGACTAAACACATCACTCTTTGccttgttttaaaaatctcttatttctaaaaaacaaattatttagGTATCTatggaaataaataaatttaaattaaaaaaaccccCCCTATTTATCAttcatatatattttaatttttcgtattttttaaattaggaCATTGATGTGAGATTCAtcttggattaaaaaaatatattaaaggtggagtagctccagtggggaaattgttaaaaaccactccttcaaaaatttttgaacattttttatttactgtcaaaaagtgacaattactcagttttcaccactCTTGGAAgtcgacaaaaaaacattttggaagtcgaccaaaaaaaacaaattctctacattttttatactttaattttgctttaattatttatatcaaagcattgtaggggtcgacaCCGCTTTGAATATCCTCACaagctcatatttttgttAACAATGAGGTGTAATATTAATAGAGGACATACGACACtagaaagttttttggaacaagGTTTATATATCCTGCCCAATTTTTGTAACCGTAATCTAATCTGTTCCAAAACGTAGGAAATTTTATATAAGGTAACCTCAACTACAATCTAGGTTGCTCATCTTTTCCGTGCACCACCAACACATTTATTCTAGTTTCCATATTTAGGAACGTGCctcctcttttttcttccaaacaAACGCTGAATAgggaataaattaaaaatcaaaagagcaaaattttgcatgTCAATTCTAGAAAAAGGATGCAAAGTAGGAAGAAGAAAACGAGATATCGAATTTCTTCCAGGCCCCACAATAGACCCATTGGTAACCATTTACTACGTGCAGCCCTATCGAAAATATATCGTGGATTTGCTGTGGTCCGAGGAGCGTCCGATGGTGTCTCCGTTTCTGTCGAATAATGATCCCAGGTTCTACAGGAGTCGTTCCAATAGTGTTTTGATGATGAGAAATACCCATTTTGTGTGATGCTGCCTTCTGACCTTTTGATCaaatcccaaatttttaattctgctAAACCACCCCACCCTCATTCGCTGCAGCTCTTGCTCCTGGAGCCCTATTGCCATTCATTTATTCGCCGCCGAGCTACATATATTTGCAGTTCAATGTGGATACTTTCTTTAATTTAGAATCCTtacgagaaaaagaagaagagagtATTTATTCTCTTCCTCATTTTCGTCCCAAAGTTTGCGAAGCCTTTCAACCTGTTTTCGGACGCCATACATTTGTTATTTACGAGAATGCAAAAACGTCATTTGCATTCATATAAATAAAGCTGGATGTTTTATTACTCGAGAGAAATATGGTTTTTGgatatttcagattatttaGAACTTTAAATCTTATTCCTAGTTCCGTGTATACTTAACCTGATTTTGAACCTCGcccataaaaattaattttcgtaattttaaCAGCGATCTAGTTAGACTTTTGAATAGGCACAATTATGACCTCGCTGCCTTTAAGGCAACGGCCTTACATGCATGTCTACTGCCAAAAAACGGGTGATCAGGTAGGTAGCCActtggtaggcaggcagatgCAAATGCTAACCTGATAGTTTAGCTTTTCAGCAGTAGCAgtagcaaatattttttgaagttctgaagatttttaaaaattgttcagattCATAGAAATGACTATAGTCTGCCTGATATaattaattcttttttttctgagaaataagGAAACGTTGGCATGTGCTTGATCAGAATGtgatttatggaaattttgatttcaaagaaACAAGTATACCTATGAATGCAATTAACAGCCATAGAAAATGTACTAAATCAAATAAAACTGCCAAATAAAACgttgcaaacatttttgcacacAACAAATCAtgagatattatttttcagaaaggtattttttaaataaaattatatcattttaatttatttaaatgttgaaagttccaaaaaacgTTGGTATCTTCCTagcttttttgaatgaatcgtaacattttccattttaattttaaagagaGTATTAGCTGAACTATTTCcctcaataattttctttacgtcaacatcaattaaaaattgtgaaaaaagcATCTATAAAAGGCAAGAATATAACgagtttagagaaaaattacTCGATAAAGAGCAGTCTGCTATTGACGTTTTATTCGTAATACtctaaattttgcaaatcaaattcccagaaaattattatttagcAATACGTtttgaatttgtaaatttaataaatgaaATAGTTTACGGAATTTTCCCTATTCATCTTGCACTCCAATAACTTTAtttctgatgttttttttttaatctcaactattttttattttatcaaagtttttaaactGTTTGCATTTTTGCCACATTTTTGTGGTATTCACTTTCTGAGGAACCCAATAATGAATGAAAGGTGCAATTATTTTAGTTCTAAAATGAAGttcaaacgtttcaaaatttccagaacgcCGAACTTgtgcttttttcatttttcgaatttcgatattttctcagaaataaaGCAGAATTTCTATATTTGACTCTCATCAATTATTCCATTcttccatttatttttcaataaaaatttctagtcATATGAGACAGGaatgcaaaacaaaaattatttagctttatttttttttttttgatgaagaaaaatcacaaaaaagtttttagtaattgagaaattactcaaaattcaaaattagtttgaaaGTGCTTACTTCTCTGCAAGTTAGTATGAGTTCACGTTTTTCCCAGAAGGCTTGAAGGCACGCGTAGGTGACCGCGAGGGAAAATTTGCACCCGTCTTTGTTTTGGGTTTGGCTGACATTTCATTGTACAGATGTTTTACAGATTGTTTTCTGAATAAGGTGTCTACTAAACCAGTTATGAATATAATAAGATAAACACATTCTCAATtcagaaacatatttttaattttccagagtACCCTCCATAAGGTATTCCATTTGACACTTCACCTAAAAATTGTAAGATCATGCTGACCAAAAAACTTAGTTAACTAATCTTAGACACATTAAGCCTAATCTTCACACCTTACTTGATCTTCTTGATTTCTCATTGTTCAAATTCATTGAAGCAAGTACACGAGGAAATAATGTTCTTGAATTCCGTTTTCGTTGTCTCATAATTTCATACAACTCATGCATTTCACACGGCCTTCTaattcttttttgttctttaGACAAAGCTTATGCCAATCTTGAGGTCTGTTGCAGCTGTGCTAGCTCCATTCACTTCTGGTAGGTCAACTTGTGAATCTCAAGATCTTCAGAATTTGTTCCAGATACTTACATGAATACTGCCGACAGCATCTTTGTGATTACGGTCACTATTTTGACGTCGattggatttttattgaatttgcTCTTGTTGTACTTGATTATATGGAAAAGCCCAAGGAATTTGACGCCATATCGCATATTTCTGGCGAACACCACAATAACTCAATTAGTTTATGCGTTATTTGCGGTCACTAGCATGCCAAGGTAAgcaaatttttatgagaatTCTTGGTGTacacaaaataataataaaacataaaaatccaaaaaaaaaaaaacccagagtatttaaaatttaaatttgaaaatgttcaaaaagagAGGTTGGTTTCAAGTTccttgaaatatcaaaaataattcgcTGAAGTTCCAAAACATTCTGGGAGATCTATTTGTAATGTAAAAACAcacaaattttctaataaaacttttctagattaaaaaaaattaaattacagtAAAAAGTAGTTgaaactcagttttcacctagcatgattttgcaaataaaattttgggaaattggtaatttgctaaaaatttgaattaaattttgagcaatCTAAAACTTTGTgcataaatttttggcgaattttcaattaacttcaaaatttttcttttcagggTTCTTGCCAAGCATCAATACACTATAGTAATCTACCTGGGACCCGTGCAATTTTTCGGCGAATGGTTCAGCTACATGTCCTACGTGGGAATACGTAAGGGGTTTTTGAGTGTTCTTTGATAATCTAGCGCAATATGTTCTTTGAACtcgaatattttcagttcacCTATCGCTAAACTCCTTCATCTCATTGATGCTCTCAATGATCTACCGATATTTTTCTATTCGATTCAAAAGATTCACAGCGAACACTTCAATAATTCTGTGCATTATTGGCTACTTCTTTCCATTTCTCATATTTGCCAGTTGCTCGAATATTGCCATTTCGTCGTCATTGTCATTCAACACGGCGGTTCTTGACGGAATGGTTGAGAATCTGGAGAGCTATCACATGGTGCTCACCACCGAAATTTCCAATCATCCTTCTCTAATTATTCTGACGCTTGCCGTGACCTGTGGTCTTGTGCCTATTTATTTTGTGATGTATTGGTGTCGGCACCAAATTCACAAGACGTTGAAGCAGACGAGATCCGTTCATAGTCCGTCGACAAGGGATAATGCAAGGAGATTAGTTCGTGtaagtggaaaaattgttataagaAGAAATCCTCGGGGTTTTTGCCATgcgaaaattaacaaattattaatatttgctgacaagaaaatttgcaaacgCTTAGCGAAAATTATTCGTCTTTCAAATTCAAgggaattagttttttttctatttgtatttatatccactttttttgcaaattctctGAAGCGCAGCTCATTAAAAAACTCCATGGTTCCTGAGAGCACAAAATACATACATTATTATTGCTCCGGGGCAATTGTCATGCACCAAAGAGCCCCCAACAAACCAACGAACCAAATCAAACTATGTACatttaaatagaaattctaaaatttcaggcacTAACAATCCAATCAATTATTCCTCTGGTGTCCGTCTTCCCTGCATCAATTTTCTGGTGTCTTTCCCAGTTGGGATTTGTGGAGCCTACAATGTACAGCTACTTTATTATTCCGTGTCTTTCTTTGGGATGTATAGCCGATCCTGTAGTCACTATCAGATGTGTGCTACCGTATCGAAGatggattttgaaattgtgtaATATGAGTACTACCGACATGATTACGTCGAATCAAGACAAGAGtactatatttcaaaaacattgatttCTTTTGTTGTTGTATATTTGtaaatattgttttgttttgtaaataatttattaaaaatctcaTATACAGacaacaaaaatcaacaaagaaaatcaaagttgaaaactcaaaGTTTGAATATCAAGTCAAGAAATGTAATACTACAAATTCAATAGCCCGTAATTGAATATTTGTTGTTGGACGGAGACTTGAGAGTAATTCCAGAATTCTGCACAAAAAGCGAGGGAGCAACTTTTGACGCGTCGTAGTTCCGGTGAGTTATGTCTCGCAGAAGGTGTACGAGGCCCAGTAGATCGGATCCACCACTCACAGCGAAGACCTGGATTATTTGAATGTAATCCCATagcaaataaattatttttgtaccTAAACTACGGTACCGGGTCTtgacacaaatttttttgttatatttaaaaaagtgtgcgcctttaaaaaagtaatgtaATTTGAGAACACTTATTGCGgcggatttaaaaaattgattttgcatAGGTCCGTaagaaattacagtactcttgaCAGGCTCTTtgcatttgacaaaaatttgtcgtgtcgagaccaggtaacatatttttgaagtataaaaagcaaaattttgcgaCTGGGTAAAACATATGTATGATTACTtcagatttctttttttaaacaggTACTCACAGTGCTTTACGCACATAAACTTGAAGGattagttaaaaaattccgtttcTAAACTTTCGAACTTATATTTTCAGCGTTAAcatgttaatttcaaaacaatgtaagctgtcaaaataattttttttggaaaaaagagtAATAAAACCCCACTGGAACTTAGCAGAATCACCTACCGAGTTATTCTTGACTACAACAATTGGTGACAGCAACGACGTTGGCACCTTTCCAGGTTGCAATGACAATGGaacattctcatttttcacatcGAAATATCTCAATTTATTATTCCAAAAGAATCCTGAAGACGAGTAGATCAAACTtccaaaactgaaataaacttcttactcttttttcgaaaatttcaaaatttcaaactcactCATCACCCAATGACAACAAAACGCTGACAGTCATATTGTTCTCATCAATTACAAATACTTCAGTTGAACCATcttctttgaaatttacagCTAGATTTTTTGCCTCGGAACTTGATCTTTTCGATGTTTTAGCTAGTTCCTCCGTGTATTTTTTACTGGATTTCACGAACATCGGGTCGGCGATTTTACTGATTAATCCCATGCTCGAGCGGAGAACATCGTTTACTTTCGCGAGATTTGACATATCTGGAAATTAgtatgaaatttgataaaacatGTATAAACCatgcaaatttcaaagtttttggagaTCTAAAAAATTGCTCACTTTTAGTTGCCAAATATGTATTTGCAAGTACTGCAAACGACGACGGCGATCCAGGCCCACAAACTTTAGTATCCACATCAATTTCACTGCAGATTGCCGAACTCATATCACTTTCATAATCTTCCAAATCTGAAGCTGTCATGTAACCACCCAACTCCTTTGCAAGCTTCTGTGCTGTTTCTCCATGATAAAAGGCATCCAGTGGACTTTCATAGTCGGCAATATCAGTTAACAGAGTAGACAAACTCGTGCAAAGAATCTTATCCTTCTGAACGTTTGCTTTGAAGAATTGTGCAAGGGCAGGAGCGCTGGATCTTTTTTTCAAGTCTTCGGATAATTTGAATCCTTTATTGCATTGTTGAATAGTTGGTAAGACAAGATGTTTCCATTGGACTCTGTTagaggaaaatttttggaaagctCTGTATAAGCCATTGAGGGTGCCGGGAGTTCCTGATGCTTTCGGCCCAACGTGTGTGAGCTCTGGGTTCTTTTTGAGTTCATCGATGTCGGCGTTCATTGGCGCAGTTTCTCTAAAATTGATAAGGTTCAGggtagtttttagttttcaagatAAAAGCTGTTTTACATTGCccggcaattttttctcaagatttgccgaaaatattaACTATCAACTAGAATTTGGCAAAACATGGGCCAGCTTTGTCAAAACGACGGAAGAAAAGGGTTCAACTTTGGCACGGTCTAATCAAAGTCTGGTGGCCAAAGTAACCAATTTTTAACCCCTAGTTAATATTTTAGGCCTCATCGAGctgtgcaaacaccgaatgGCTGGCGCCAAAAAGCATAAAATACATAGGCATCGCGTAGGCACGCAGGCATCATGACATACCTGCCCGTAGCTTTAGAGCTTACCTTGCAATAATAGTAGTAGCATTtccgtttttcgtttttacaGTCATCATGAGCCCACCGCCAAGACTGGCTTTGTTAGGCATTGCTCCCATTAAACAGAAGCTTGCAGCAATTGCAGCTTCAACTGCATTTCCCCCTCTGACCAATATGGATTTTCCGATTGCAGAACATTCGGCAGATGATGTGAAGACTGCTGCACGAAGGTTTTCgtcattttcaaatacttcGACGCTATTTACAGACTCTAGAATCGTACTTTGATGGGATTCTGGAAATATTACAAAGTGAAAGAAATGCATTTTAAAACCTACTTGTCGTCGAAGTGGTGGTTATTATTTCAGCCGGAACAACCGGAACCACAACTGGATCCAAatctttagaaaaattgaaatcaactCCTTCCGGAGATTCTGTAGACGTTTTAAACCGTCTGCGGAATGTCAACGGCGAGCTGCTTGGTGATATAGTTTGCAATTCGAAGTTCTGATATGTTCTTGTAGAGTATTCTGAAGTGGTTGAAGAGGATTCAGATCTGGTGAGGAAGAAGGCGATAAGACCAAGAACCAGTGCAAGGATCACTATGAATTGAACTAGGATTATTATCCAAGGGACATCGAATAgcctgaaaatggaaaaagtattttgttTCAACCTTATTTTGGGAGCACATCAACTGGATAAGCTAATTTCCGGCCGCTGTACAActttgtaaaattaattttttttaaatttcgcttttttaataaaaattctgagCTTTTcactaaacatttttgtgaagTTTCAACAAGAAAGTTGATCGTTTTGAGTGGTTTTGAGTCTGACTGAGCAAACCAAAATCGCCTAGAttagtcaaaaatttcatttaatgaaattttgaaagtttgggaTTTTTTGAGGATCTTCAAATATTGCTTCAGTTTTGATAGGCGATTGTTATCATTTTGAAAcgtaaataaataatttttaaaaaaatcaaaagcacTGAAAGCCGGAAAAAAACCGGACAAAAATCTTCGTGtgatttctataaatttcaatatttttttagaatgttttaAGGCAaattaaatgcaaaattaccgtttttattattaaaaaaatccaataaaagtCAAATAATATACCTACATCCCTCGTTTCGCCTTTCTGTTGTTTCCCGGGTTTCTGAGCGTTGGCAAAGGTGACGGTGGATAGATTTCCACATTTCCCAGCTGACTttccattcaatttttgatctagGAAATGGAATTGAAAGCAAGTTGAGACTAAGAACACGATGAGGAAAAAACAATGCTCAAAAGTGACCAGATGGGTCTTGTTTAACTAACGGATCATCAACAAGACGAGGTGTGAAGAACATCGAGTTTGAtgacaatgaaaaaaaaatggagaaatgtGCATCTTGAggggaagaagaaaatgaaataaaattgatatatCTATATATCGTATACGAAAAAGGATAAAGATGAGCAGAAGGAGGGTGCTTTAAGGGGTTGTTGTTTGTCCACTGCGAGAAGTGACGATGATAGCTGTTTAAACAGTAATCGAGTGGGTGCGTGAACCATCTCCTCGAGCGGCTCCAAATCCAAATGACCTGTTGAAAAGGAGGAAAGGCTTGACCAATTGGGATACTTATTGTTGCAATgtaaaaaagccaaaaaaattgtttagattAATTCAAGGCGGAAATTTGTACCAGGGG
This is a stretch of genomic DNA from Caenorhabditis elegans chromosome V. It encodes these proteins:
- the srd-32 gene encoding Serpentine receptor class delta-32 (Confirmed by transcript evidence); the encoded protein is MFVDIYDQLYISYAAVVSTLGIIFNGFLLFLIFFKSPSCLTPYTVFLANTSITQLGYCICFLLTVPRVISINLRIVNIYLGFSQFLGHWWSYMIFTTMLHFAVNSFLSIMLSMVFRCISLKTLRFPTSGAFAMCILAYMIPLSMVVSIRGIEITSNFTINSKYTLWQLENLDKYRTVVGTTMAQLSTLWVACCVSILCIPIYSVMFWCRYRILRMLERPGYMFNTTTTLQIKRLVKALTVQSLIPVFTLFPASLIFLSTQFHVIETTKFGYIIISLLSLSPTIDPLVTIYYVQPYRKYIVDLLWSEERPMVSPFLSNNDPRFYRSRSNSVLMMRNTHFV
- the srd-33 gene encoding Serpentine receptor class delta-33 (Confirmed by transcript evidence) — encoded protein: MPILRSVAAVLAPFTSDTYMNTADSIFVITVTILTSIGFLLNLLLLYLIIWKSPRNLTPYRIFLANTTITQLVYALFAVTSMPRVLAKHQYTIVIYLGPVQFFGEWFSYMSYVGILHLSLNSFISLMLSMIYRYFSIRFKRFTANTSIILCIIGYFFPFLIFASCSNIAISSSLSFNTAVLDGMVENLESYHMVLTTEISNHPSLIILTLAVTCGLVPIYFVMYWCRHQIHKTLKQTRSVHSPSTRDNARRLVRALTIQSIIPLVSVFPASIFWCLSQLGFVEPTMYSYFIIPCLSLGCIADPVVTIRCVLPYRRWILKLCNMSTTDMITSNQDKSTIFQKH
- the T19H12.6 gene encoding Gamma-glutamyltranspeptidase 1 (Confirmed by transcript evidence), with the translated sequence MESQLGNVEIYPPSPLPTLRNPGNNRKAKRGMLFDVPWIIILVQFIVILALVLGLIAFFLTRSESSSTTSEYSTRTYQNFELQTISPSSSPLTFRRRFKTSTESPEGVDFNFSKDLDPVVVPVVPAEIITTTSTTKSHQSTILESVNSVEVFENDENLRAAVFTSSAECSAIGKSILVRGGNAVEAAIAASFCLMGAMPNKASLGGGLMMTVKTKNGNATTIIARETAPMNADIDELKKNPELTHVGPKASGTPGTLNGLYRAFQKFSSNRVQWKHLVLPTIQQCNKGFKLSEDLKKRSSAPALAQFFKANVQKDKILCTSLSTLLTDIADYESPLDAFYHGETAQKLAKELGGYMTASDLEDYESDMSSAICSEIDVDTKVCGPGSPSSFAVLANTYLATKNMSNLAKVNDVLRSSMGLISKIADPMFVKSSKKYTEELAKTSKRSSSEAKNLAVNFKEDGSTEVFVIDENNMTVSVLLSLGDDFGSLIYSSSGFFWNNKLRYFDVKNENVPLSLQPGKVPTSLLSPIVVVKNNSVFAVSGGSDLLGLVHLLRDITHRNYDASKVAPSLFVQNSGITLKSPSNNKYSITGY
- the T19H12.6 gene encoding Gamma-glutamyltranspeptidase 1 (Confirmed by transcript evidence) — translated: MWKSIHRHLCQRSETRETTERRNEGCRLFDVPWIIILVQFIVILALVLGLIAFFLTRSESSSTTSEYSTRTYQNFELQTISPSSSPLTFRRRFKTSTESPEGVDFNFSKDLDPVVVPVVPAEIITTTSTTKSHQSTILESVNSVEVFENDENLRAAVFTSSAECSAIGKSILVRGGNAVEAAIAASFCLMGAMPNKASLGGGLMMTVKTKNGNATTIIARETAPMNADIDELKKNPELTHVGPKASGTPGTLNGLYRAFQKFSSNRVQWKHLVLPTIQQCNKGFKLSEDLKKRSSAPALAQFFKANVQKDKILCTSLSTLLTDIADYESPLDAFYHGETAQKLAKELGGYMTASDLEDYESDMSSAICSEIDVDTKVCGPGSPSSFAVLANTYLATKNMSNLAKVNDVLRSSMGLISKIADPMFVKSSKKYTEELAKTSKRSSSEAKNLAVNFKEDGSTEVFVIDENNMTVSVLLSLGDDFGSLIYSSSGFFWNNKLRYFDVKNENVPLSLQPGKVPTSLLSPIVVVKNNSVFAVSGGSDLLGLVHLLRDITHRNYDASKVAPSLFVQNSGITLKSPSNNKYSITGY